Proteins encoded within one genomic window of Besnoitia besnoiti strain Bb-Ger1 chromosome II, whole genome shotgun sequence:
- a CDS encoding carbamoylphosphate synthetase (encoded by transcript BESB_034730) — MSSHQAAAVQGAEGQGRQSNGASCAETANNGVMGTRGCALDSAEPAVQLAEMTAPSYPLDLAGRLKPAMLVLADGREFLGYSFGHPSSIGGEVVFNTGMVGYPESLTDPSYEGQILVLTYPLIGNYGVPSAEKDEHGLPKYFEGDRIYVRALVVADYDEGAVTGHFRAENSLAAWMQKHKVPAIAGVDTRALTKHLREVGCMLGKIVILDEDDERQAGLSLSALAAVPVQGGEAGAVERLKARREVAGKWDAALRAKAKNVPWQDPNEENLVAVVSHKEVRTYRSNVRDPNSRDVLILCVDCGMKYNIYRQLLHSKFEHCNVSLKVVPWDYDFGDEEFDGLFISNGPGDPAQCEQTVQNVKRVMERKIPIFGICLGNQLLALAAGARTYKMKYGNRGMNQPVIDLRTTRCYITPQNHGFAVDESTLPSDFLPLFVNANDRSNEGIIHRTLPFFSAQFHPEASGGPTDTFYLFDDFLASIMKAQTLKQVHTIPFSFPQTYRKVLLLGSGGLSIGQAGEFDYSGSQAIKALKEQNITVVVVNPNIATVQTSKHMADKVYFLPVTVEFVTKVIQKERPDGILCTFGGQTALNCAVKLHEEGILERYGCRVLGTPIEAIIATEDRKLFAAKLAEIGEKVAESAAATSTEEAVQAANAIGYPVLIRAAFALGGLGSGFAEDEEAVRQICKEAFAHSPQVFVDKSLKGWKEVEYEVVRDCKNNCITVCNMENLDPLGIHTGDSIVVAPSQTLSNVEYYRLRDTALKVIRQFGVVGECNIQYALDPNSEKYYIVEVNARLSRSSALASKATGYPLAYIAAKLALGSTLVELSNSVTKETTACFEPSLDYVVTKVPRWDLRKFDSCDPFMGSAMKSVGEVMAIGRTFEESLQKALRMVEEKAAGFDESMCHFFSRPPARNSLLLAADSPTSAPTTAGSPTAGAEAAKALTQCEQLEEELLRPSPNRIWALALALQMGWSVETLHEKTKIDKWFLSKLQNIADIKRQLAQLTLEDLSRSDLFYVKKYGFSDRQIAHYLRPSAGLLTQFDVRKRRLSLGVRPFVKQIDTLAAEFPAHTNYLYLTYQGLEDDVAPLVPFQGFSAAASFGDGYELKESQGAKRGDGEEGDESILCQLGRSRSVANFLSQRQDSGAKQCFVVLGCGCYRIGSSVEFDWSAVSCVRTLRSLGHRAIVVNCNPETVSTDYDVSDRLFFEDLSLETVLNIWDFEAPTGVIISVGGQTPNTLCSQLEKHGVSIVGTSVASIDCCEDRHKFSRLCDELNIDQPRWKEFTDLKTAKSFCQEVGYPVLVRPSYVLSGAAMRVVTDDEQLDAFLKIAAVVSGESPVVISKFVENAKEVEFDSVACRGEIVNFAISEHVENAGTHSGDATLILPGQKLYVETIRRVKKISQKLARALQVSGPFNIQFVCKQNDVKVIECNLRASRTFPFISKTFNVNLIDLATKVMIGAPVAPLPIHLMDLSFVCVKVPVFSFARLRGCDPILGVEMRSTGEVACFGSNKHEAFLKAFVSTGVELPLKQRSILLSTGPLSAKVELEQYIKVLLGMGFTLYATEGTYEYLVNSLSGADAEHTDSVGSRALAADGAAKLTEYLKQVVCVRKPLATSLKEEQQKDRDLLPDALHVIESGKVEMVINVPESLNSRAATNGYLIRRTAIDCGVPLLTDIKVASLFVEALQKKQAKEAQGRFFWEVRSWDEYWPRK; from the exons ATGTCTTCGCATCAAGCGGCCGCGGTTCAGGGCGCTGAGGGACAAGGAAGACAGAGCAACGGCGCAAGTTGCGCGGAAACTGCGAACAATGGAGTCATGGGAACTCGAGGGTGCGCCCTGGACTCTGCGGAGCCTGCCGTGCAACTCGCCGAGATGACGGCACCCTCGTACCCCCTGGACTTGGCGG GCCGGCTGAAGCCTGCGATGCTCGTGCTGGCTGATGGCCGCGAGTTCCTCGGTTACTCCTTTGGCCACCCCAGCAGCATCGGCGGCGAGGTCGTTTTCAACACGG GTATGGTCGGCTATCCCGAGTCCCTGACCGACCCGTCCTACGAAGGTCAAATCCTCGTCCTCACTTACCCACTCATCGGGAACTACGGCGTGCCTTCCGCGGAGAAG GATGAGCACGGGCTGCCGAAGTACTTTGAGGGAGACCGCATTTACGTGCGGGCGCTTGTCGTGGCGGACTACGACGAGGGCGCTGTGACCGGTCACTTCCGCGCCGAAAACAGTCTCGCGGCGTGGATGCAGAAACACAAAGTGCCTGCTATTGCAG GCGTGGACACGCGTGCGCTGACGAAGCACCTGCGGGAGGTCGGCTGCATGCTGGGGAAGATCGTCATTCtagacgaagacgacgagaggcAAGCCGGCTtgtcgctgtctgcgctcgccgcggtgcCGGTCcaggggggcgaggcgggcgccgtcgaacggctgaaggcgcgcagagaggtgGCGGGAAAGTGGGACGCTGCGCTGAGAGCCAAGGCGAAGAACGTACCCTGGCAGGATCCGAACGAAGAAAACCTGGTCGCAGTCGTGTCGCACAAGGAAGTCCGCACGTACAGGTCGAATGTCCGCGACCCG AACTCGCGCGACGTGCTGATCCTCTGCGTGGACTGCGGCATGAAATACAACATCTACCGTCAGCTGCTCCACAGCAAGTTCGAGCACTGCAACGTCTCGCTGAAG GTTGTTCCGTGGGACTACGACTTTGGAGACGAGGAATTTGATGGTCTGTTCATCAGCAACGGGCCTGGAGACCCCGCGCAGTGCGAGCAAACGGTCCAAAACGTCAA GCGCGTCATGGAGCGGAAGATCCCCATCTTCGGTATTTGTCTGGGAAACCAACTTCTGGCCctggctgcaggcgcgcgcacgTACAAGATGAAATACGGAAACAGAG GCATGAACCAGCCCGTGATTGACTTgaggacgacgcgctgcTACATCACCCCCCAGAACCACGGTTTCGCTGTCGATGAGA GCACCTTACCCAGCGACTTCTTGCCGCTCTTCGTCAACGCAAACGATCGCTCGAACGAAGGCATTATCCACCGCACGCTgcccttcttctcggcgcAATTCCACCCTGAGGCGTCTG GCGGTCCGACGGATACTTTCTATTTGTTTGACGATTTCCTCGCCTCGATCATGAAGGCCCAGACGCTCAAGCAAGTTCACACCATCCCGTTCTCGTTCCCGCAGACCTACCGAAAAGTGTTGCTGCTCG GAAGTGGAGGCCTGAGCATCGGCCAGGCAGGCGAGTTCGACTACAGTGGCTCGCAGGCGATCAAGGCGCTAAAGGAGCAGAACATCACCGTCGTCGTCGTGAACCCGAACATTGCGACTGTGCAGACGAGCAAGCACATGGCTGACAAG GTGTACTTCCTCCCCGTCACTGTCGAGTTCGTGACCAAGGTCATTCAGAAGGAGCGACCCGACGGAATTCTCTGCACATTCGGCGGTCAG ACGGCACTGAACTGCGCGGTCAAGCTGCACGAAGAAGGAATCCTGGAGCGCTACGGCTGCCGGGTCCTCGGAACCCCGATCGAG GCAATTATCGCCACCGAAGATCGCAAACTGTTTGCGGCGAAGCTGGCGGAGATCGGCGAGAAggtcgcagagagcgccgcagcaacgAGCACCGAGGAAGCCGTACAGGCTGCCAACGCCATCGGCTACCCCGTCCTCATTCGCGCAGCTTTCGCGCTCG GCGGTTTGGGCTCCGGTttcgcggaggacgaggaggcagtgCGCCAGATCTGCAAGGAGGCCTTCGCCCACTCCCCCCAG GTATTTGTTGACAAGAGTCTGAAGGGCTGGAAGGAAGTGGAGTACGAGGTCGTCCGCGATTGCAAGAACAACTGCATCACGGTTTGCAACATGGAAAACCTCGATCCGCTCG gTATCCACACCGGAGACTCGATTGTCGTGGCGCCTTCTCAG ACTCTCTCCAACGTGGAGTACTACCGCCTGCGCGACACGGCGCTGAAGGTCATTCGGCAATTTGGCGTAGTCGGCGAGTGCAACATTCAGTACGCGCTTGACCCGAACTCGGAGAAGTACTACATCGTCGAA GTCAACGCCCGTCTCTCCCGAAgcagcgcgctcgcctcgaaGGCGACTGGATATCCTCTGGCCTACATCGCCGCAAAGCTTGCTCTTG GATCCACTCTGGTTGAGCTGAGCAATTCCGTCACGAAGGAGACCACTGCGTGCTTCGAGCCCTCGCTGGATTACGTCGTCACGAAGGTGCCTCG atGGGATCTGCGAAAGTTCGATTCGTGCGACCCGTTCATGGGCAGTGCGATGAAGAGTGTCGGCGAAGTCATGGCCATCGGACGCACGTTTGAGGAGTCGCTCCAGAAGGCGCTCAG AATGGTTgaggagaaggccgcgggCTTCGATGAGTCCATGTGTcacttcttctcgcgccctccggcgcgcaACTCCTTGCTCTTGGCCGCAGACTCGCCCACGTCGGCGCCGACCACGGCCGGGAGCCCAacggccggcgcggaggcggcgaaggctctCACGCAGTGTGAGCAGCTCGAGGAGGAGCTCCTGCGCCCTTCGCCGAACCGCATCTGGGccctggcgctcgcgctgcagatgGGCTGGAGCGTCGAGACGCTCCACGAGAAGACCAAAATCGACAAGTGGTTTCTCAGCAAACTGCAAAACATCGCAGACATCAAGCgccagctcgcgcagctcacGCTCGAGGACCTCAGCCGCAGCGACCTCTTCTACGTCAAGAAATACG GTTTCAGCGACCGGCAGATCGCGCACTACCTGAGACCGAGCGCAGGCCTGCTGACGCAGTTCGACGTGCGCAAGCGCCGCCTGAGTCTCGGCGTGCGCCCATTCGTGAAGCAGATCGAcacgctcgccgcggagttCCCTGCGCACACAAACTACTTGTACCTGACGTACCAGGGGTTGGAGGACGATGTGGCGCCTCTCGTCCCGTTCCAaggcttctccgcggctgcgagctTCGGCGACGGCTAC GAGCTCAAGGAGAGTCAGGGCGCTaagcgcggagacggcgaggagggcgacgagagcATCCTCTGCCAGCTCGGACGCAGCCGAAGCGTCGCGAACTTCCTTTCGCAGAGACAAGACTCCGGCGCCAAGCAGTGCTTCGTCGTGCTCG GCTGCGGTTGCTACCGCATCGGCTCCAGCGTCGAGTTCGACTGGTCGGCGGTCTCCTGCGTCCGCACACTGCGCTCGCTTGGCCACCGTGCCATTGTG gTGAACTGCAACCCTGAGACTGTGTCGACGGACTACGACGTGAGCgaccgcctcttcttcgaggACTTGAGTCTGGAGACCGTCCTTAACATATG GGACTTTGAGGCCCCCACCGGCGTCATCATTTCGGTCGGCGGGCAGACGCCCAACACGCTCTGCTCTCAGCTGGAGAAGCACGGCGTGAGCATCGTGGGCACCAGCGTCGCCTCGATCGACTGCTGCGAGGACCGCCACAAgttctcgcgcctctgcgacgaACTGAACATCGACCAGCCCCGCTGGAAAGAATTCACCGACCTGAAAACTGCGAAGTCCTTCTGCCAAGAG GTGGGCTACCCCGTCCTGGTGCGCCCGTCCTACGtgctcagcggcgccgcgatgCGCGTCGTGACGGACGACGAGCAGCTCGACGCGTTCCTCAAGATCGCGGCCGTCGTCAGTGGAGAGTCCCCCGTGGTCATCTCCAAGTTTGTCGAGAACGCGAAGGAG GTCGAGTTCGACAgtgtcgcctgccgcggagaAATCGTCAACTTTGCCATCAGCGAGCACGTCGAGAACGCGGGCACGCACTCTGGCGACGCGACGCTTATTCTCCCCGGGCAGAAGCTCTACGTGGAGACCATTCG ACGCGTCAAGAAGATCTCCCAGaagctcgctcgcgcgctccAGGTCTCAG GACCATTCAACATTCAGTTTGTCTGCAAGCAGAACGACGTCAAGGTTATTGAGTGCAACCTGCGAGCGTCGCGTACCTTCCCCTTCATCAGCAAAACCTTCAACGTCAACCTCATTGACCTAGCGACCAA GGTTATGATCGGCGCGCCAGTTGCGCCTCTGCCGATTCACCTAATGGATCTCTCTTTCGTCTGCGTGAAAGTGCCAGTCTTCTCGTTCGcacggctgcgcggctgcgaccCTATTCTTGGAGTCGAAATGCGTTCGACTGGAGAG GTTGCCTGCTTCGGAAGCAACAAGCACGAGGCTTTCCTTAAGGCCTTCGTGTCCACGGGTGTCGAGCTTCCGCTCAAGCAGCGCTCCATCCTCCTCAGCACAG GGCCGCTCTCGGCGAAGGTGGAGCTGGAGCAGTACATCAAGGTCCTCCTGGGCATGGGCTTCACTCTGTACGCCACCGAAG GAACCTACGAGTACCTGGTCAACAGCCTGTCCGGCGCAGATGCTGAGCACACAGACTCGGtgggctcgcgcgccctcgccgctgaCGGGGCAGCCAAGTTGACGGAGTACCTGAAGCAAgtcgtctgcgtgcgcaaACCGCTCGCGACCAGCCTCAAGGaggagcagcagaaggaCCGCGACCTGCTGCCCGACGCTCTTCACGTGATTGAAAGCG GCAAGGTGGAGATGGTCATCAACGTGCCCGAGAGCCTCaacagccgcgccgcgacgaacGGCTACCTCATTCGCCGCACGGCGATCGACTGCGGCGTGCCGCTGCTCACGGACATCAAGGTCGCGAGTCTGTTTGTCGAGGccctgcagaagaagcaggcgaaggaggcccAAGGGCGCTTCTTCTGGGAGGTCCGCAGCTGGGATGAGTACTGGCCGCGGAAGTGA